The window TAACCGTGTTGATGTCCATCCGTTACCTGAAAGAGCAAGGGTACGAGCACGGCGAATACTACGTTCTTATTTTGTTCGCGGCCGTGGGCATGATGTTCATGGCTTCCGCCGCCGACCTGATAATAGTCTTCCTGGGTCTGGAGACTTTTTCCCTGGCAGTATACGTCTTGGCCGGTTTCTTCCGCACCAACCCCAAATCGAACGAAGCATCCCTCAAATATTTTCTCTTGGGGGCCTTCTCGACGGGATTCTTACTTTACGGCATCGCCTTAATTTATGGGGCTACGGGAAC is drawn from Deltaproteobacteria bacterium and contains these coding sequences:
- a CDS encoding proton-conducting transporter membrane subunit gives rise to the protein MNLVIPEINWSAIGPELTLSITAMVLLLLSVAASPAVRRAIPYLSLLGVALALLLCISLWGKSAYAFNRMVVLDNYALFFKIIFLITTALTVLMSIRYLKEQGYEHGEYYVLILFAAVGMMFMASAADLIIVFLGLETFSLAVYVLAGFFRTNPKSNEASLKYFLLGAFSTGFLLYGIALIYGATGT